Proteins co-encoded in one Anabas testudineus chromosome 8, fAnaTes1.2, whole genome shotgun sequence genomic window:
- the LOC113158680 gene encoding hemoglobin embryonic subunit alpha-like has protein sequence MTSLSAKDKNTVRAFWAKVSGKADDMGADALARMLVVYPQTKTYFSHWKDLSPGSAQVKKHGKTIMAGVAEAVAKIDDLTAGLLNLSELHAFTLRVDPANFKILAHNLLVVLAITFPVDFTPEVHVSVDKFLAAVARALSEKYR, from the exons atgaCCAGTCTCAGTGCTAAGGACAAGAACACCGTCAGAGCCTTCTGGGCTAAAGTGTCCGGAAAGGCGGACGACATGGGCGCAGATGCTCTGGCCAG gATGCTGGTGGTGTACCCACAGACCAAGACCTATTTCTCCCACTGGAAGGACCTGAGCCCCGGCTCTGCCCAGGTGAAGAAGCACGGAAAGACCATCATGGCTGGAGTTGCTGAAGCTGTGGCCAAAATCGACGACCTGACTGCAGGTCTGCTGAACCTCAGTGAGCTGCACGCCTTCACTCTGAGAGTGGACCCTGCTAACTTCAAG aTTCTGGCTCACAACCTTCTTGTGGTCTTGGCCATCACATTCCCCGTGGACTTCACCCCTGAGGTCCATGTGTCTGTGGACAAGTTCCTGGCTGCTGTGGCTCGTGCCCTGTCTGAGAAATACAGATAA